Proteins co-encoded in one Pseudochaenichthys georgianus chromosome 22, fPseGeo1.2, whole genome shotgun sequence genomic window:
- the mis18bp1 gene encoding mis18-binding protein 1 isoform X1: MASYEQISKHTNPKFESPARVFAKLKSKVREENRSENQWNFPGKEPLFGIREKHGGVFKSPRKRSESTWMTDQFKENKRSSSYRDEAQALTLSPISSPQKGFDCWFSDINRERVEEVPLGGHGCTPRKRAFLESTALSIRPPIHTEPAQIRDSAGFHGFSRTSVKRQPLEHDFVNSVFGEGHPPVDKRMPPPVMLSPRRNRLRKRTWEPQEFDKVSSCRKVSNEGHPQPERKTSSALSEYVGNVRGFSADQSEMDQFTHEPEVSNPQSVIAMKQCFVAVKRCPPMSPAKMFATMKKRESKIEQQEVNKVSNCTRDLFSQAHNMGEMEDNVLRDFPDSQSETDPSENVANPVLSPQPFLHEDPLVLNSPRVSIPKKEAVFKRNNWRQRTQFPRESVIHLKKWFLNRDRNGLFLGGTHRDANVLWNSSILVERVSNTAVKSASGSVYILIGKMYMHADTEFPKWFLKKFATGFPPNWEALYEKLLSESRDDPSRGTDRNRERRSVLSKTNPDASTIRSVKRQKQKFVKTPDSSPAPLTQAKVSRSGRVLKAPLEYWKGGRVFMDAHMNVTIHACYETSICMNDTTTVSTKTSQKPARSEGRKQREPVNNKEASVPLRRVKAPPRRHTRAKVKPDENLSDSLEHLRTPDPTSPLQKVRGCKRIAPKSLKSSASASSQDEVNGRKKMGTVQRKSSRGVPKKLHTSDTRNSSTSSEEDLVRRTRGTRKKQKQSTCTKSPSPPKPSPKLTKSLKKKPKAKDGKAPHLPEQDEDEWTEAELMKLQKAVSYFPKDMSGYWEKVARMVGTRSAEECYCQHTWQGTSQTPEKTARKKTEGKKEKAKVKATEDPVTDPPLISAGLGTFKRKQQVREFLEAMPREDVEDAFSSEYMQRKRFEVPSMCQSEEDFNLSEMEPLSPTSTVFPEVKTPQGLHITPGMIGSLNRTNNEKYIHKLQKKMKMNQFQVCKQAPSSKTFTPTPSVKQAMRRCANTENDSFVVWEMFPEKDAVLSESGEEEDFYFSDNA; the protein is encoded by the exons ATGGCGTCGTATGAGCAAATATCAAAACACACAAATCCGAAGTTTGAATCCCCTGCCAGGGTGTTTGCTAAGCTAAAGTCTAAAGTGAGAGAAGAGAATCGGTCCGAGAATCAGTGGAATTTTCCAGGCAAGGAGCCGCTGTTTGGCATACGGGAGAAACACGGGGGAGTTTTTAAGTCGCCCAGGAAGAGATCAGAGAGCACTTGGATGACCGACCAATTTAAAGAGAATAAGAGGTCTAGTTCTTATCGTGATGAAGCGCAGGCATTAACTCTCTCTCCCATATCGAGTCCTCAGAAAGGTTTCGATTGCTGGTTTTCGGACATCAACCGCGAGCGTGTAGAGGAAGTGCCTCTTGGAGGACATGGGTGCACACCGAGAAAGAGAGCTTTCCTGGAGTCAACAGCTCTGTCGATCAGACCACCGATCCACACTGAACCAGCTCAGATCAGAGACTCGGCTGGTTTCCATGGGTTCAGTAGGACTTCAGTAAAAAGACAACCATTGGAACATGACTTTGTAAACAGTGTGTTTGGTGAGGGCCATCCTCCTGTTGACAAACGGATGCCTCCACCCGTTATGTTGTCACCCAGGAGAAATAGATTGAGGAAGAGAACATGGGAGCCGCAGGAGTTTGACAAAGTCAGTAGCTGTAGAAAGGTCAGCAATGAAGGCCATCCACAACCAGAAAGGAAAACTTCCAGTGCTTTGAGTGAGTATGTTGGTAATGTTAGAGGATTctctgctgaccaatcagagatgGACCAATTCACTCATGAACCTGAGGTATCCAACCCACAAAGTGTAATAGCAATGAAAC AGTGCTTTGTTGCTGTGAAAAGATGTCCTCCAATGTCTCCAGCCAAGATGTTCGCtaccatgaagaagagggaatcTAAAATAGAGCAGCAGGAAGTTAATAAAGTCAGCAATTGCACCAGGGATCTCTTTTCTCAGG CTCACAACATGGGTGAGATGGAGGACAATGTTCTCAGAGATTTTCctgacagccaatcagaaaccgATCCCTCCGAGAACGTCGCCAACCCTGTTCTGTCGCCACAACCTTTTCTGCATGAAGACCCCCTTGTGCTCAATTCACCACGGGTCTCAATACCGAAGAAAGAAGCCGTGTTCAAGCGAAATAATTGGAGGCAGCGTACACAATTCCCACGT GAGAGTGTGATTCATCTTAAAAAGTGGTTCCTGAATAGAGATCGCAACGGTCTGTTTCTTGGTGGAACCCACAG GGACGCCAACGTGCTCTGGAACAGTAGCATCCTTGTGGAGCGGGTTTCTAACACGGCGGTGAAGTCGGCCTCCGGCAGCGTTTACATCCTGATCGGCAAAATGTACATGCACGCTGACACTG AGTTTCCCAAGTGGTTTTTGAAGAAGTTCGCTACGGGGTTTCCTCCAAACTGGGAGGCACTTTATGAGAAGCTACTATCAGAGTCAAGAGA TGACCCCAGCCGTGGCACCGACAGGAACCGTGAGAGGAGAAGCGTCTTATCGAAGACTAATCCTGATGCATCGACTATCCGTTCTGTGAAGCGGCAAAAGCAAAAGTTCGTAAAGACAC CGGATTCCAGTCCTGCCCCCTTGACACAAGCTAAGGTGTCCCGAAGTGGCCGTGTGCTCAAAGCGCCTCTTGAGTATTGGAAAGGAGGGAGAGTTTTTATGGATGCACACATGAATGTTACCATCCATGCATGTTATGAAACCAGCATCTGCATG AATGATACAACAACAGTTTCTACGAAGACGTCACAGAAACCTGCCCGCAGTGAAG GCAGAAAACAACGTGAACCAGTCAACAACAAAGAGGCATCAGTCCCACTGAGGAGGGTCAAAGCTCCTCCCCGCAGACACACCCGAGCCAAGGTTAAGCCTGATGAGAATCTCTCTGATTCCCTTGAACACCTGCGGACGCCTGACCCCACAAGCCCTTTACAGAAAGTCAGGGGATGCAAACGGATTGCccctaaatccctaaaatcaTCAGCTTCAGCATCTTCACAGGATGAGGTCAATGGGAGAAAGAAGATGGGGACGGTGCAAAGGAAGAGCAGCAGGGGGGTTcctaaaaagttacatacaagcGATACAAGGAATTCATCCACGTCTTCTGAGGAGGATCTTGTGAGGAGAACCAGAGGAACACGTAAAAAACAGAAGCAGAGCACATGCACCAAGTCCCCATCACCTCCAAAGCCTTCGCCTAAATTGACAAAATCCCTCAAGAAAAAGCCCAAAGCAAAAGACGGCAAAGCGCCACATCTACCAGAGCAAGACGAAGACGAGTGGACAGAGGCCGAGCTTATGAAACTTCAAAA GGCTGTGTCCTACTTTCCTAAGGACATGTCAGGGTACTGGGAAAAGGTGGCGAGAATGGTTGGGACACGTTCTGCAGAAGAGTGCTACTGCCAGCACACATGGCAGGGAACCTCCCAGACTCCTGAGAAGACAGCCAGGAAAAAGACGGAAGGAAAGAAGGAGAAGGCGAAAGTGAAAGCAACAGAAGATCCAG TTACAGATCCTCCTTTGATATCTGCCGGATTGGGAACCTTTAAAAGGAAGCAGCAAGTGCGTGAGTTCCTGGAGGCCATGCCCAGAGAAGATGTTGAGGACGCCTTCAGCTCCGAGTACATGCAGAGGAAACGTTTTGAG GTTCCCTCCATGTGTCAGAGTGAAGAAGACTTCAATCTGTCAGAGATGGAGCCACTGAGCCCCACCTCCACAGTTTTCCCAGAAGTAAAGACTCCTCAAGGTCTGCATATCACTCCTGGCATGATAGGCTCTCTAAACAG GACCAATAACGAAAAGTACATCCATAAACTccagaagaagatgaagatgaaTCAGTTTCAGGTCTGTAAACAGGCTCCTTCCTCAAAG ACCTTCACACCGACACCATCAGTTAAACAAGCAATGAGAAGATGTGCTAACACAG AAAATGACAGCTTTGTGGTTTGGGAGATGTTTCCTGAAAAAGATGCCGTGCTGTCTGAAAGCGGAGAGGAAGAGGATTTTTACTTCTCAGACAATGCCTGA
- the mis18bp1 gene encoding mis18-binding protein 1 isoform X4 codes for MASYEQISKHTNPKFESPARVFAKLKSKVREENRSENQWNFPGKEPLFGIREKHGGVFKSPRKRSESTWMTDQFKENKRSSSYRDEAQALTLSPISSPQKGFDCWFSDINRERVEEVPLGGHGCTPRKRAFLESTALSIRPPIHTEPAQIRDSAGFHGFSRTSVKRQPLEHDFVNSVFGEGHPPVDKRMPPPVMLSPRRNRLRKRTWEPQEFDKVSSCRKVSNEGHPQPERKTSSALKCFVAVKRCPPMSPAKMFATMKKRESKIEQQEVNKVSNCTRDLFSQAHNMGEMEDNVLRDFPDSQSETDPSENVANPVLSPQPFLHEDPLVLNSPRVSIPKKEAVFKRNNWRQRTQFPRESVIHLKKWFLNRDRNGLFLGGTHRDANVLWNSSILVERVSNTAVKSASGSVYILIGKMYMHADTEFPKWFLKKFATGFPPNWEALYEKLLSESRDDPSRGTDRNRERRSVLSKTNPDASTIRSVKRQKQKFVKTPDSSPAPLTQAKVSRSGRVLKAPLEYWKGGRVFMDAHMNVTIHACYETSICMNDTTTVSTKTSQKPARSEGRKQREPVNNKEASVPLRRVKAPPRRHTRAKVKPDENLSDSLEHLRTPDPTSPLQKVRGCKRIAPKSLKSSASASSQDEVNGRKKMGTVQRKSSRGVPKKLHTSDTRNSSTSSEEDLVRRTRGTRKKQKQSTCTKSPSPPKPSPKLTKSLKKKPKAKDGKAPHLPEQDEDEWTEAELMKLQKAVSYFPKDMSGYWEKVARMVGTRSAEECYCQHTWQGTSQTPEKTARKKTEGKKEKAKVKATEDPVTDPPLISAGLGTFKRKQQVREFLEAMPREDVEDAFSSEYMQRKRFEVPSMCQSEEDFNLSEMEPLSPTSTVFPEVKTPQGLHITPGMIGSLNRTNNEKYIHKLQKKMKMNQFQVCKQAPSSKTFTPTPSVKQAMRRCANTENDSFVVWEMFPEKDAVLSESGEEEDFYFSDNA; via the exons ATGGCGTCGTATGAGCAAATATCAAAACACACAAATCCGAAGTTTGAATCCCCTGCCAGGGTGTTTGCTAAGCTAAAGTCTAAAGTGAGAGAAGAGAATCGGTCCGAGAATCAGTGGAATTTTCCAGGCAAGGAGCCGCTGTTTGGCATACGGGAGAAACACGGGGGAGTTTTTAAGTCGCCCAGGAAGAGATCAGAGAGCACTTGGATGACCGACCAATTTAAAGAGAATAAGAGGTCTAGTTCTTATCGTGATGAAGCGCAGGCATTAACTCTCTCTCCCATATCGAGTCCTCAGAAAGGTTTCGATTGCTGGTTTTCGGACATCAACCGCGAGCGTGTAGAGGAAGTGCCTCTTGGAGGACATGGGTGCACACCGAGAAAGAGAGCTTTCCTGGAGTCAACAGCTCTGTCGATCAGACCACCGATCCACACTGAACCAGCTCAGATCAGAGACTCGGCTGGTTTCCATGGGTTCAGTAGGACTTCAGTAAAAAGACAACCATTGGAACATGACTTTGTAAACAGTGTGTTTGGTGAGGGCCATCCTCCTGTTGACAAACGGATGCCTCCACCCGTTATGTTGTCACCCAGGAGAAATAGATTGAGGAAGAGAACATGGGAGCCGCAGGAGTTTGACAAAGTCAGTAGCTGTAGAAAGGTCAGCAATGAAGGCCATCCACAACCAGAAAGGAAAACTTCCAGTGCTTTGA AGTGCTTTGTTGCTGTGAAAAGATGTCCTCCAATGTCTCCAGCCAAGATGTTCGCtaccatgaagaagagggaatcTAAAATAGAGCAGCAGGAAGTTAATAAAGTCAGCAATTGCACCAGGGATCTCTTTTCTCAGG CTCACAACATGGGTGAGATGGAGGACAATGTTCTCAGAGATTTTCctgacagccaatcagaaaccgATCCCTCCGAGAACGTCGCCAACCCTGTTCTGTCGCCACAACCTTTTCTGCATGAAGACCCCCTTGTGCTCAATTCACCACGGGTCTCAATACCGAAGAAAGAAGCCGTGTTCAAGCGAAATAATTGGAGGCAGCGTACACAATTCCCACGT GAGAGTGTGATTCATCTTAAAAAGTGGTTCCTGAATAGAGATCGCAACGGTCTGTTTCTTGGTGGAACCCACAG GGACGCCAACGTGCTCTGGAACAGTAGCATCCTTGTGGAGCGGGTTTCTAACACGGCGGTGAAGTCGGCCTCCGGCAGCGTTTACATCCTGATCGGCAAAATGTACATGCACGCTGACACTG AGTTTCCCAAGTGGTTTTTGAAGAAGTTCGCTACGGGGTTTCCTCCAAACTGGGAGGCACTTTATGAGAAGCTACTATCAGAGTCAAGAGA TGACCCCAGCCGTGGCACCGACAGGAACCGTGAGAGGAGAAGCGTCTTATCGAAGACTAATCCTGATGCATCGACTATCCGTTCTGTGAAGCGGCAAAAGCAAAAGTTCGTAAAGACAC CGGATTCCAGTCCTGCCCCCTTGACACAAGCTAAGGTGTCCCGAAGTGGCCGTGTGCTCAAAGCGCCTCTTGAGTATTGGAAAGGAGGGAGAGTTTTTATGGATGCACACATGAATGTTACCATCCATGCATGTTATGAAACCAGCATCTGCATG AATGATACAACAACAGTTTCTACGAAGACGTCACAGAAACCTGCCCGCAGTGAAG GCAGAAAACAACGTGAACCAGTCAACAACAAAGAGGCATCAGTCCCACTGAGGAGGGTCAAAGCTCCTCCCCGCAGACACACCCGAGCCAAGGTTAAGCCTGATGAGAATCTCTCTGATTCCCTTGAACACCTGCGGACGCCTGACCCCACAAGCCCTTTACAGAAAGTCAGGGGATGCAAACGGATTGCccctaaatccctaaaatcaTCAGCTTCAGCATCTTCACAGGATGAGGTCAATGGGAGAAAGAAGATGGGGACGGTGCAAAGGAAGAGCAGCAGGGGGGTTcctaaaaagttacatacaagcGATACAAGGAATTCATCCACGTCTTCTGAGGAGGATCTTGTGAGGAGAACCAGAGGAACACGTAAAAAACAGAAGCAGAGCACATGCACCAAGTCCCCATCACCTCCAAAGCCTTCGCCTAAATTGACAAAATCCCTCAAGAAAAAGCCCAAAGCAAAAGACGGCAAAGCGCCACATCTACCAGAGCAAGACGAAGACGAGTGGACAGAGGCCGAGCTTATGAAACTTCAAAA GGCTGTGTCCTACTTTCCTAAGGACATGTCAGGGTACTGGGAAAAGGTGGCGAGAATGGTTGGGACACGTTCTGCAGAAGAGTGCTACTGCCAGCACACATGGCAGGGAACCTCCCAGACTCCTGAGAAGACAGCCAGGAAAAAGACGGAAGGAAAGAAGGAGAAGGCGAAAGTGAAAGCAACAGAAGATCCAG TTACAGATCCTCCTTTGATATCTGCCGGATTGGGAACCTTTAAAAGGAAGCAGCAAGTGCGTGAGTTCCTGGAGGCCATGCCCAGAGAAGATGTTGAGGACGCCTTCAGCTCCGAGTACATGCAGAGGAAACGTTTTGAG GTTCCCTCCATGTGTCAGAGTGAAGAAGACTTCAATCTGTCAGAGATGGAGCCACTGAGCCCCACCTCCACAGTTTTCCCAGAAGTAAAGACTCCTCAAGGTCTGCATATCACTCCTGGCATGATAGGCTCTCTAAACAG GACCAATAACGAAAAGTACATCCATAAACTccagaagaagatgaagatgaaTCAGTTTCAGGTCTGTAAACAGGCTCCTTCCTCAAAG ACCTTCACACCGACACCATCAGTTAAACAAGCAATGAGAAGATGTGCTAACACAG AAAATGACAGCTTTGTGGTTTGGGAGATGTTTCCTGAAAAAGATGCCGTGCTGTCTGAAAGCGGAGAGGAAGAGGATTTTTACTTCTCAGACAATGCCTGA
- the mis18bp1 gene encoding mis18-binding protein 1 isoform X2, producing the protein MASYEQISKHTNPKFESPARVFAKLKSKVREENRSENQWNFPGKEPLFGIREKHGGVFKSPRKRSESTWMTDQFKENKRSSSYRDEAQALTLSPISSPQKGFDCWFSDINRERVEEVPLGGHGCTPRKRAFLESTALSIRPPIHTEPAQIRDSAGFHGFSRTSVKRQPLEHDFVNSVFGEGHPPVDKRMPPPVMLSPRRNRLRKRTWEPQEFDKVSSCRKVSNEGHPQPERKTSSALSEYVGNVRGFSADQSEMDQFTHEPEVSNPQSVIAMKQCFVAVKRCPPMSPAKMFATMKKRESKIEQQEVNKVSNCTRDLFSQAHNMGEMEDNVLRDFPDSQSETDPSENVANPVLSPQPFLHEDPLVLNSPRVSIPKKEAVFKRNNWRQRTQFPRESVIHLKKWFLNRDRNGLFLGGTHRDANVLWNSSILVERVSNTAVKSASGSVYILIGKMYMHADTEFPKWFLKKFATGFPPNWEALYEKLLSESRDDPSRGTDRNRERRSVLSKTNPDASTIRSVKRQKQKFVKTPDSSPAPLTQAKVSRSGRVLKAPLEYWKGGRVFMDAHMNVTIHACYETSICMNDTTTVSTKTSQKPARSEGRKQREPVNNKEASVPLRRVKAPPRRHTRAKVKPDENLSDSLEHLRTPDPTSPLQKVRGCKRIAPKSLKSSASASSQDEVNGRKKMGTVQRKSSRGVPKKLHTSDTRNSSTSSEEDLVRRTRGTRKKQKQSTCTKSPSPPKPSPKLTKSLKKKPKAKDGKAPHLPEQDEDEWTEAELMKLQKAVSYFPKDMSGYWEKVARMVGTRSAEECYCQHTWQGTSQTPEKTARKKTEGKKEKAKVKATEDPDPPLISAGLGTFKRKQQVREFLEAMPREDVEDAFSSEYMQRKRFEVPSMCQSEEDFNLSEMEPLSPTSTVFPEVKTPQGLHITPGMIGSLNRTNNEKYIHKLQKKMKMNQFQVCKQAPSSKTFTPTPSVKQAMRRCANTENDSFVVWEMFPEKDAVLSESGEEEDFYFSDNA; encoded by the exons ATGGCGTCGTATGAGCAAATATCAAAACACACAAATCCGAAGTTTGAATCCCCTGCCAGGGTGTTTGCTAAGCTAAAGTCTAAAGTGAGAGAAGAGAATCGGTCCGAGAATCAGTGGAATTTTCCAGGCAAGGAGCCGCTGTTTGGCATACGGGAGAAACACGGGGGAGTTTTTAAGTCGCCCAGGAAGAGATCAGAGAGCACTTGGATGACCGACCAATTTAAAGAGAATAAGAGGTCTAGTTCTTATCGTGATGAAGCGCAGGCATTAACTCTCTCTCCCATATCGAGTCCTCAGAAAGGTTTCGATTGCTGGTTTTCGGACATCAACCGCGAGCGTGTAGAGGAAGTGCCTCTTGGAGGACATGGGTGCACACCGAGAAAGAGAGCTTTCCTGGAGTCAACAGCTCTGTCGATCAGACCACCGATCCACACTGAACCAGCTCAGATCAGAGACTCGGCTGGTTTCCATGGGTTCAGTAGGACTTCAGTAAAAAGACAACCATTGGAACATGACTTTGTAAACAGTGTGTTTGGTGAGGGCCATCCTCCTGTTGACAAACGGATGCCTCCACCCGTTATGTTGTCACCCAGGAGAAATAGATTGAGGAAGAGAACATGGGAGCCGCAGGAGTTTGACAAAGTCAGTAGCTGTAGAAAGGTCAGCAATGAAGGCCATCCACAACCAGAAAGGAAAACTTCCAGTGCTTTGAGTGAGTATGTTGGTAATGTTAGAGGATTctctgctgaccaatcagagatgGACCAATTCACTCATGAACCTGAGGTATCCAACCCACAAAGTGTAATAGCAATGAAAC AGTGCTTTGTTGCTGTGAAAAGATGTCCTCCAATGTCTCCAGCCAAGATGTTCGCtaccatgaagaagagggaatcTAAAATAGAGCAGCAGGAAGTTAATAAAGTCAGCAATTGCACCAGGGATCTCTTTTCTCAGG CTCACAACATGGGTGAGATGGAGGACAATGTTCTCAGAGATTTTCctgacagccaatcagaaaccgATCCCTCCGAGAACGTCGCCAACCCTGTTCTGTCGCCACAACCTTTTCTGCATGAAGACCCCCTTGTGCTCAATTCACCACGGGTCTCAATACCGAAGAAAGAAGCCGTGTTCAAGCGAAATAATTGGAGGCAGCGTACACAATTCCCACGT GAGAGTGTGATTCATCTTAAAAAGTGGTTCCTGAATAGAGATCGCAACGGTCTGTTTCTTGGTGGAACCCACAG GGACGCCAACGTGCTCTGGAACAGTAGCATCCTTGTGGAGCGGGTTTCTAACACGGCGGTGAAGTCGGCCTCCGGCAGCGTTTACATCCTGATCGGCAAAATGTACATGCACGCTGACACTG AGTTTCCCAAGTGGTTTTTGAAGAAGTTCGCTACGGGGTTTCCTCCAAACTGGGAGGCACTTTATGAGAAGCTACTATCAGAGTCAAGAGA TGACCCCAGCCGTGGCACCGACAGGAACCGTGAGAGGAGAAGCGTCTTATCGAAGACTAATCCTGATGCATCGACTATCCGTTCTGTGAAGCGGCAAAAGCAAAAGTTCGTAAAGACAC CGGATTCCAGTCCTGCCCCCTTGACACAAGCTAAGGTGTCCCGAAGTGGCCGTGTGCTCAAAGCGCCTCTTGAGTATTGGAAAGGAGGGAGAGTTTTTATGGATGCACACATGAATGTTACCATCCATGCATGTTATGAAACCAGCATCTGCATG AATGATACAACAACAGTTTCTACGAAGACGTCACAGAAACCTGCCCGCAGTGAAG GCAGAAAACAACGTGAACCAGTCAACAACAAAGAGGCATCAGTCCCACTGAGGAGGGTCAAAGCTCCTCCCCGCAGACACACCCGAGCCAAGGTTAAGCCTGATGAGAATCTCTCTGATTCCCTTGAACACCTGCGGACGCCTGACCCCACAAGCCCTTTACAGAAAGTCAGGGGATGCAAACGGATTGCccctaaatccctaaaatcaTCAGCTTCAGCATCTTCACAGGATGAGGTCAATGGGAGAAAGAAGATGGGGACGGTGCAAAGGAAGAGCAGCAGGGGGGTTcctaaaaagttacatacaagcGATACAAGGAATTCATCCACGTCTTCTGAGGAGGATCTTGTGAGGAGAACCAGAGGAACACGTAAAAAACAGAAGCAGAGCACATGCACCAAGTCCCCATCACCTCCAAAGCCTTCGCCTAAATTGACAAAATCCCTCAAGAAAAAGCCCAAAGCAAAAGACGGCAAAGCGCCACATCTACCAGAGCAAGACGAAGACGAGTGGACAGAGGCCGAGCTTATGAAACTTCAAAA GGCTGTGTCCTACTTTCCTAAGGACATGTCAGGGTACTGGGAAAAGGTGGCGAGAATGGTTGGGACACGTTCTGCAGAAGAGTGCTACTGCCAGCACACATGGCAGGGAACCTCCCAGACTCCTGAGAAGACAGCCAGGAAAAAGACGGAAGGAAAGAAGGAGAAGGCGAAAGTGAAAGCAACAGAAGATCCAG ATCCTCCTTTGATATCTGCCGGATTGGGAACCTTTAAAAGGAAGCAGCAAGTGCGTGAGTTCCTGGAGGCCATGCCCAGAGAAGATGTTGAGGACGCCTTCAGCTCCGAGTACATGCAGAGGAAACGTTTTGAG GTTCCCTCCATGTGTCAGAGTGAAGAAGACTTCAATCTGTCAGAGATGGAGCCACTGAGCCCCACCTCCACAGTTTTCCCAGAAGTAAAGACTCCTCAAGGTCTGCATATCACTCCTGGCATGATAGGCTCTCTAAACAG GACCAATAACGAAAAGTACATCCATAAACTccagaagaagatgaagatgaaTCAGTTTCAGGTCTGTAAACAGGCTCCTTCCTCAAAG ACCTTCACACCGACACCATCAGTTAAACAAGCAATGAGAAGATGTGCTAACACAG AAAATGACAGCTTTGTGGTTTGGGAGATGTTTCCTGAAAAAGATGCCGTGCTGTCTGAAAGCGGAGAGGAAGAGGATTTTTACTTCTCAGACAATGCCTGA